In Legionella spiritensis, the following proteins share a genomic window:
- a CDS encoding DUF3757 domain-containing protein translates to MNKRARVVVMGCSLIMSFALQAQVCPDPNSSSLQWGEPPAPWTVSPFSMNSPQGEENTTFVRANILVAGLGRGVACTYKNSVGLYTIWWPVLVKVPSRNDYRWIDTVGGFVCTGSVDYCEFSAAE, encoded by the coding sequence ATGAATAAACGAGCCAGGGTAGTGGTGATGGGCTGTTCGTTAATTATGTCATTTGCGTTGCAGGCACAGGTTTGCCCTGATCCGAACAGCAGTTCCCTGCAATGGGGGGAGCCGCCTGCGCCATGGACTGTGAGTCCCTTCTCGATGAATTCCCCCCAGGGCGAGGAAAATACCACGTTTGTCCGGGCGAATATTCTGGTCGCTGGACTGGGCCGTGGTGTGGCCTGTACATATAAAAACTCGGTTGGTCTTTATACCATCTGGTGGCCTGTTCTCGTTAAGGTGCCTTCAAGAAATGATTACCGATGGATAGATACGGTAGGAGGATTTGTCTGTACCGGATCGGTGGATTATTGCGAGTTTAGTGCAGCGGAATAA
- the purB gene encoding adenylosuccinate lyase: MTLSSLTAISPIDGRYLKKTVTLSPYFSEYALIFYRLMVEIRWLESLAANENIEEVPPLDNGARSYLDEIINQFDEQEAQKVKDFEKKTNHDVKAIEYYLKEKLEKDEYLRPYAGFIHFACTSEDINNLAYALMMKSAIAQIIQPTLAEIIGGIMLLGKQHGDIPMLARTHGQPATPTTIGKELVNFVARLKRPQQQLAEVLIPAKCNGAVGNYNAHSIAYPEVDWRKHSAGFVNSLGLSFSAYTTQIEPHDGIAEVCHIMVRINNILLDYTRDVWTYISLNYFTQKTVAEEVGSSTMPHKVNPIDFENAEGNLGLANALFDHFANKLTQSRLQRDLSDSTVLRNLGVAFAYSLIAYQAIAKGNDKLKINKQALQEDLETNWEVLAEAIQTVMRRYQIPNAYEQLKTLTRGQGIDSDSLKKFIHSLDIPEKAKKSLMDLTPGKYTGLAAQLVKAFS; the protein is encoded by the coding sequence ATGACGCTATCCTCATTGACTGCCATTTCCCCCATAGATGGTCGCTATTTAAAAAAAACGGTTACTTTAAGTCCATATTTCAGTGAATATGCCTTAATTTTTTATCGCCTGATGGTCGAAATTCGCTGGCTGGAATCGTTGGCCGCCAATGAAAATATCGAGGAAGTTCCTCCTTTGGACAATGGAGCAAGATCGTATCTGGACGAAATTATTAATCAATTTGACGAGCAGGAAGCCCAGAAAGTCAAGGATTTTGAAAAAAAGACCAATCATGATGTCAAGGCGATTGAATATTACCTGAAAGAAAAACTGGAGAAAGATGAATATTTACGGCCTTACGCCGGCTTCATCCATTTTGCCTGTACCTCGGAAGATATCAATAACCTCGCCTATGCCCTGATGATGAAATCAGCCATAGCCCAAATTATCCAGCCCACGCTTGCTGAAATCATCGGCGGCATCATGTTATTGGGCAAGCAGCATGGAGATATCCCGATGCTGGCCAGGACCCATGGCCAACCGGCCACGCCGACAACCATAGGGAAGGAACTGGTTAATTTCGTCGCCCGGCTCAAACGTCCGCAACAGCAGCTGGCGGAAGTCCTGATTCCTGCCAAATGCAATGGGGCCGTCGGTAATTATAACGCGCACAGCATTGCCTACCCGGAGGTAGACTGGCGAAAACACAGCGCCGGCTTTGTCAATTCGCTGGGTCTGTCGTTCAGTGCGTACACGACCCAGATAGAACCGCACGACGGCATTGCCGAAGTGTGCCATATCATGGTCAGAATCAATAACATCCTGCTTGACTACACCCGTGACGTATGGACTTATATCTCGTTAAACTATTTCACTCAGAAAACCGTAGCCGAGGAAGTCGGCTCTTCAACCATGCCTCATAAAGTCAATCCGATTGATTTTGAAAACGCCGAAGGTAATCTTGGCCTTGCCAACGCCTTGTTTGACCATTTTGCCAACAAGCTCACACAATCCAGGCTACAGCGTGATTTGTCGGATTCAACCGTATTACGAAATCTGGGTGTTGCCTTTGCCTACAGTTTGATTGCTTATCAGGCTATTGCCAAAGGCAATGACAAATTAAAAATTAACAAACAGGCGTTGCAAGAGGATCTGGAGACAAACTGGGAAGTACTGGCCGAAGCCATCCAGACTGTTATGAGACGCTACCAGATCCCCAATGCCTATGAACAACTGAAAACATTGACGCGCGGTCAGGGCATAGACAGTGACAGCCTGAAAAAATTCATCCACTCACTGGATATTCCCGAAAAAGCCAAAAAGTCTCTGATGGATTTAACGCCTGGAAAATACACCGGGCTTGCGGCGCAACTGGTGAAGGCTTTTTCATGA
- the nadA gene encoding quinolinate synthase NadA — protein MFNSSLTYQPEKTLMSITNDMSICQSDYPLDWYQTEFIPYAEEYQALPDRKLTTVLAWMTPYLKKAQDHFGDQLLLLAHYYMGGDIVRLVEQFGGQIGDSYQLALMAADNPQKSVIIESAVHFMAESISILASNNQQVYITNPKSGCTMEMLAKDFMVEPAFLDLNERYGSDHILPVCYMNTSGRVKAMTGAQGGAVCTSSNVKKIFQWAREQNKKILFIPDQHMGENIAYWLGIKNIAYWPGGTAGAQYSLAAQEKQTLNRFDQAELILFASQCAVHTHYQPYMCEYWHSKGYTTIVHPECRNDVIRVAQHAGSTAFIWDYVVNDRANTGYYAIGTENHLVENLKQHCRRLGIAVVNLAEAPKKDNEKGIGCGCATMSRNDPPHLVALLDLLRQGKTMDYNEVKAGDVVNEFTGSRQRLSDQEQQWVIDNAKKALQMMIAITENRL, from the coding sequence ATGTTCAACAGTTCCCTGACTTATCAGCCTGAAAAAACACTCATGTCGATTACCAATGATATGAGTATCTGTCAAAGTGATTATCCGCTTGACTGGTATCAAACGGAATTCATCCCTTATGCCGAGGAATATCAGGCGTTGCCTGACCGTAAGTTAACTACGGTACTTGCCTGGATGACTCCTTATTTAAAAAAGGCACAGGATCATTTTGGTGATCAATTATTATTACTGGCGCATTATTACATGGGCGGTGATATCGTGCGCCTGGTCGAACAATTTGGCGGCCAAATCGGTGATTCGTATCAACTGGCCCTGATGGCCGCCGACAACCCGCAAAAATCAGTGATTATCGAATCCGCAGTTCACTTTATGGCGGAGTCCATCAGTATTCTCGCCAGCAACAATCAACAGGTTTATATTACCAACCCCAAATCGGGTTGTACCATGGAAATGCTGGCCAAGGATTTCATGGTGGAACCGGCATTTCTCGATTTAAACGAACGTTATGGCAGCGATCACATCCTTCCCGTCTGTTACATGAATACCTCCGGCCGGGTAAAAGCCATGACCGGCGCTCAGGGTGGAGCCGTCTGTACAAGCTCCAACGTGAAAAAAATTTTTCAATGGGCCCGGGAGCAGAATAAAAAAATTCTTTTTATTCCCGATCAACATATGGGTGAAAATATTGCTTACTGGTTAGGTATAAAAAACATCGCTTACTGGCCGGGAGGAACAGCCGGTGCCCAATATTCCCTCGCCGCACAGGAAAAACAGACTTTAAACCGGTTTGATCAGGCGGAATTAATATTATTTGCCAGCCAGTGCGCCGTTCATACCCATTACCAACCTTATATGTGCGAGTATTGGCACAGCAAAGGCTATACAACCATTGTCCACCCGGAGTGCCGTAACGACGTTATACGCGTCGCCCAGCATGCCGGCTCTACCGCGTTTATCTGGGATTATGTCGTCAACGACCGTGCCAATACAGGGTATTACGCCATTGGTACTGAAAATCATCTGGTTGAAAATTTGAAACAACATTGCCGACGCCTGGGCATTGCTGTCGTCAATCTGGCCGAAGCTCCCAAAAAAGATAATGAAAAAGGCATTGGATGTGGTTGCGCAACCATGTCAAGAAACGACCCGCCGCATCTGGTCGCCCTTCTTGATCTTCTGCGTCAGGGAAAGACCATGGACTACAATGAAGTCAAAGCCGGTGATGTCGTGAACGAGTTCACCGGTTCACGTCAGCGTCTGTCCGATCAGGAGCAACAATGGGTCATCGACAACGCAAAAAAAGCGTTACAAATGATGATAGCCATTACTGAAAACCGGTTGTGA
- a CDS encoding AmpG family muropeptide MFS transporter, producing the protein MNKRLFIIFLLGFSSGLPLALITGTLQAWYADDGMSVLATGMLSLIGLPYVYRVGWGPLLDRYSLLNIGKRRSWMLVTQLLLLLAFNLLAWFTPSHFPQLMAVIALLIACLSATQDVAIDAQRTEYLPVAEHGLGASLAVFGYRLALLIAGGLALIIAQHVGWHFTYRLMGFLMLIGVLATLWSEEPSHREVVKQAGFFASFVAPLKDLFARRDIIVLVLFILLYKTGEAFTATTSGIVMPFLIQGLGFPLETIGYVNKMLGIGSILLGGLAAGLILMRWSLYRSLLVFGLLQAVTNLLFVALAMTGKNLSLFATAVVCDNFAAGMGSTALVALFMRLVNLQYTATQFSVLVAISTIPRILSGPIAAGLQMWLGWAGLYELSFFLALGFVPFLFMIRDQTKLLPKKYPDLEPTH; encoded by the coding sequence ATGAATAAGCGCCTGTTTATTATTTTTCTTCTGGGCTTTTCTTCGGGCCTTCCTCTTGCTCTGATTACCGGTACACTGCAGGCATGGTACGCGGATGACGGTATGTCCGTACTGGCTACCGGCATGCTGAGTCTGATTGGACTTCCTTATGTGTATCGCGTGGGTTGGGGGCCTCTTCTGGATCGCTACTCGCTTCTGAATATCGGAAAACGCCGCAGCTGGATGCTTGTCACACAATTGTTGTTGCTTCTGGCTTTTAACCTTCTCGCCTGGTTTACACCGTCTCATTTCCCTCAGCTTATGGCCGTTATCGCTCTGCTGATAGCTTGTTTGTCCGCGACTCAGGATGTGGCTATCGATGCGCAGCGTACCGAATACTTGCCTGTTGCGGAGCATGGGCTTGGCGCATCGCTGGCTGTTTTTGGATATCGCCTGGCTCTTTTGATAGCCGGTGGCCTTGCGTTGATCATCGCACAGCATGTCGGCTGGCATTTTACCTACAGACTTATGGGTTTTTTAATGCTTATAGGCGTATTGGCGACGTTATGGAGTGAGGAGCCCTCGCATAGGGAAGTGGTGAAACAAGCAGGGTTTTTTGCTTCTTTTGTTGCGCCGCTTAAAGACTTGTTTGCCCGTCGCGATATTATTGTTCTTGTCCTGTTTATCCTGCTTTACAAAACGGGAGAAGCGTTTACTGCGACGACCAGCGGTATTGTCATGCCGTTTTTAATCCAGGGACTTGGTTTTCCCCTGGAAACGATAGGTTATGTCAATAAAATGCTGGGTATTGGGTCTATTTTATTAGGGGGGCTGGCGGCCGGATTAATTTTAATGCGATGGTCCTTGTATCGCTCCCTGCTGGTTTTTGGCTTGTTGCAGGCGGTAACTAACTTGTTGTTCGTTGCGCTGGCTATGACCGGAAAAAATCTGTCGTTGTTTGCCACCGCAGTTGTTTGCGATAATTTTGCGGCAGGCATGGGATCAACAGCTTTGGTGGCGCTATTTATGAGGTTGGTGAACCTGCAATATACCGCGACGCAATTTTCCGTGCTTGTCGCGATATCAACTATCCCGAGAATTTTATCAGGCCCAATAGCGGCTGGTTTGCAAATGTGGCTGGGTTGGGCAGGTTTGTACGAACTGTCCTTTTTTTTGGCTTTGGGGTTTGTGCCTTTTTTATTTATGATTAGAGATCAGACGAAACTGTTGCCCAAAAAATATCCCGATCTTGAACCAACCCATTAA
- the nadB gene encoding L-aspartate oxidase has protein sequence MIQSPSQRGSAKEFDVLVIGSGLAGLHYCLQLVKLQPRVKIALISKAEITECNSRYAQGGIAAAMSESDSPESHIDDTIKAGDGLCFTPAVEFIIRQAPQAISELLDYPVSFTKDSAGHFALAREGGHSHRRIFNSGDETGLTITSALLAAVRQHNQIHVFEHHVAVNLITHYHPHRTDNQGEVLGAYVLDCNANHIDTFIARCVILATGGAGKTYRYTSNPMVATGDGVAMAYRAGARVGNMEFYQFHPTLLHHHSLNNFLISEAVRGEGGLLKSADTGERFMKRYASQQMELATRDVVARAIFNEIERSDSGFVYLDITHQSKSFLKKRFPNIYATLLSIGIDMSQDMIPVVPAAHYQCGGVLTDVDGRTDLKRLYAIGEVAFTGLHGANRLASNSLLEALVMAGNAARCSLKDITTVTKLACKIPDWNSPGEVNARRASQINAHWRGLRGEMTSYAGIIRTEAGLQDILQLIMKRKKVIEEYYWKHCITRDFIELRNIVLNAELIVSAALSRRESRGGHYREDFPCKHEFSEESIARLTSPQNLFI, from the coding sequence ATGATCCAATCACCTTCGCAACGGGGCAGCGCGAAAGAGTTTGATGTGCTGGTTATTGGGAGTGGTCTTGCCGGGCTTCACTATTGCCTGCAACTTGTCAAACTCCAACCCAGAGTAAAAATAGCCTTGATCAGCAAGGCTGAGATCACGGAATGTAACAGCCGTTATGCCCAGGGCGGCATTGCAGCCGCAATGTCCGAGAGTGATTCCCCTGAGTCACACATTGATGACACGATCAAGGCGGGAGACGGTTTATGCTTTACACCGGCGGTCGAATTTATCATACGGCAGGCCCCGCAAGCCATTAGCGAATTGCTGGATTATCCGGTCTCTTTTACCAAAGATTCGGCGGGGCATTTTGCCCTGGCTCGGGAAGGCGGCCATTCTCATCGCCGCATATTTAACAGCGGCGATGAAACTGGTTTAACCATTACCAGTGCTTTATTAGCTGCCGTACGGCAGCATAACCAAATCCATGTATTTGAGCATCATGTGGCCGTTAACCTGATCACCCATTATCATCCCCATCGCACTGACAACCAGGGCGAGGTACTGGGGGCTTACGTGCTGGATTGTAACGCCAATCACATCGATACCTTTATCGCTCGCTGTGTCATCCTTGCCACCGGAGGTGCCGGCAAAACCTATCGCTACACCTCCAACCCCATGGTAGCGACCGGAGACGGCGTTGCCATGGCATACCGAGCCGGGGCACGTGTCGGCAATATGGAGTTTTATCAATTTCATCCGACCCTGCTCCATCACCACTCCCTGAATAATTTTTTGATATCCGAAGCGGTGCGCGGTGAAGGGGGCCTGTTAAAAAGCGCCGATACCGGCGAACGCTTTATGAAGCGTTACGCTTCACAACAGATGGAACTGGCCACACGTGATGTGGTTGCACGCGCCATTTTCAATGAAATTGAACGCAGTGACAGCGGCTTTGTCTATCTTGATATTACCCATCAATCCAAATCTTTCCTGAAGAAACGCTTTCCCAACATCTACGCCACCTTGCTTTCCATCGGTATAGATATGAGTCAGGATATGATACCGGTGGTTCCCGCCGCCCATTACCAATGCGGAGGCGTATTAACCGATGTCGATGGCCGTACCGATTTAAAGCGCTTATACGCCATAGGTGAAGTGGCCTTTACCGGCCTGCATGGCGCGAACCGTCTGGCCAGCAACTCATTGCTCGAAGCCCTGGTCATGGCCGGTAACGCGGCGCGTTGCTCCCTGAAAGATATCACGACCGTCACAAAGCTGGCCTGTAAAATACCGGACTGGAACTCACCCGGTGAGGTCAACGCCAGGCGAGCAAGCCAGATCAACGCCCATTGGCGCGGTCTCCGCGGCGAAATGACATCCTACGCCGGGATTATCCGTACCGAGGCTGGTCTCCAGGATATACTACAATTAATTATGAAGCGTAAAAAAGTGATTGAGGAATATTATTGGAAGCATTGTATTACCCGTGATTTCATTGAATTACGCAATATTGTCCTTAACGCTGAATTAATCGTCAGCGCGGCTTTATCACGAAGAGAATCCCGGGGCGGTCATTACCGTGAGGATTTCCCGTGCAAACACGAATTTTCCGAAGAAAGCATCGCGCGGTTAACCTCACCACAAAACCTGTTTATTTAG
- a CDS encoding cation:proton antiporter, translated as MKKYFKPILAAGCFYPLWGWAGAVAGQEHDPVSAVILWVTVIFSLSILGRYIAKRFHQAGVLGELIMGVVVGNLCYYFGVQLFIVLREGSSVFNIISDMLHGMPLGKAVSDSIANPFYAKQITDALSSSHGFEIIKVGYVLDIFSRYGVIFLLFMVGLESSVKDLRQTGSEAVRVAVIGVLAPIILGFVIAHLILPEASYKADLFVAATLSATSIGITARVLAEMKKLRTREARTILGAAMLDDILGLVILAIVSSVVVSGEVDMMTVLQVVVSAALFFIVVLLVGPWILSKSIKLFGLFELWEAKLFVSFVFVMGLAWLATLMQLASIMGAFAAGLILHDGYFETDGKTQKRRFDIKDLVSPFEAILAPLFFMLIGIQVKLETFFDGRVLLMAAGLIVAAIVGKLVSGLGGSKKDNRLLIGIGMLPRGEVGLVFASIGRTLGVINDQLFSAIILMVIVTTFLAPPWLKAQYAKSPKDAQA; from the coding sequence ATGAAAAAATATTTTAAACCAATTCTTGCAGCCGGTTGTTTTTATCCCCTTTGGGGATGGGCCGGTGCTGTGGCGGGACAGGAGCATGATCCGGTGTCCGCCGTCATATTATGGGTAACCGTAATTTTTTCGCTATCCATTCTTGGCCGTTATATTGCCAAGCGCTTTCATCAGGCCGGTGTGCTCGGTGAGCTCATTATGGGCGTTGTGGTCGGCAATCTGTGCTATTACTTCGGCGTGCAGCTATTTATAGTGCTGCGTGAAGGATCCTCGGTGTTTAATATTATATCGGATATGCTTCATGGCATGCCTCTGGGCAAAGCCGTCAGCGACAGTATAGCCAATCCGTTCTATGCAAAACAGATTACGGACGCACTTAGCAGTAGTCACGGGTTTGAAATCATTAAAGTGGGATATGTTCTGGATATATTCTCCCGCTATGGTGTTATTTTTCTGCTGTTTATGGTGGGGTTGGAAAGTTCTGTAAAAGATCTCAGGCAGACCGGTTCGGAGGCCGTAAGAGTAGCTGTTATTGGTGTTCTGGCACCAATAATTCTCGGGTTTGTCATAGCTCATTTAATATTGCCTGAAGCATCCTACAAGGCGGATTTATTTGTAGCGGCTACCTTGTCTGCGACCAGTATAGGCATCACGGCAAGAGTATTGGCTGAGATGAAAAAATTGCGTACCCGCGAAGCGAGAACCATCCTCGGCGCCGCCATGCTTGATGATATTCTGGGTCTGGTTATTCTGGCGATTGTCAGCAGTGTGGTGGTCAGCGGAGAAGTTGACATGATGACAGTGCTGCAAGTGGTTGTTTCAGCGGCTTTGTTTTTTATTGTCGTTTTACTGGTCGGACCGTGGATTTTAAGCAAGTCGATTAAATTGTTCGGTTTGTTTGAACTGTGGGAAGCAAAGCTGTTCGTGTCATTTGTTTTTGTTATGGGGTTAGCCTGGTTGGCTACCTTGATGCAGCTGGCTTCCATTATGGGTGCCTTTGCCGCAGGTTTAATTCTCCACGACGGTTATTTTGAAACGGACGGTAAAACTCAAAAACGCCGTTTTGACATCAAGGATCTGGTTTCACCCTTTGAAGCTATTCTGGCACCCTTGTTTTTTATGTTGATAGGGATCCAGGTCAAGCTGGAAACGTTTTTTGACGGACGTGTCCTTTTGATGGCCGCCGGTTTGATTGTAGCGGCTATCGTTGGTAAATTGGTCAGTGGTTTGGGAGGCAGTAAAAAAGACAACCGCTTGCTGATAGGCATAGGCATGTTGCCGCGTGGTGAAGTAGGCCTGGTGTTCGCTTCCATAGGAAGAACATTGGGTGTTATTAATGATCAGTTGTTTTCAGCTATTATTCTCATGGTCATCGTGACGACCTTTCTTGCTCCGCCCTGGCTTAAGGCTCAATACGCCAAATCACCAAAGGATGCGCAAGCATGA
- a CDS encoding FKBP-type peptidyl-prolyl cis-trans isomerase N-terminal domain-containing protein, with protein sequence MKMKLVAAAALGLAMSTTHAVTDTTTNLNTDTDKLSYSIGADLGKNFKKQGIDISPAAMAKGIQDGMSGGELMMTDQQMKDVLNKFQKDLMARRSAEFAKKSEENKARGETFLSQNKTKDGVVTLPSGLQYKVIEKGNGAKPSKDDVVTVEYTGRLIDGQVFDSTEKTGKPATFKVSQVIPGWTEALQLMPAGSTWEVYIPASLAYGSRSVGGPIGPNETLIFKIHLISVKKTDA encoded by the coding sequence ATGAAGATGAAACTGGTCGCTGCAGCTGCCTTGGGTTTGGCAATGTCAACGACGCATGCTGTAACCGATACTACTACGAACTTAAATACGGATACCGATAAATTGTCTTATAGTATTGGGGCTGATTTAGGTAAAAACTTCAAAAAACAGGGTATTGATATCAGTCCGGCCGCAATGGCAAAAGGGATCCAGGATGGCATGAGCGGTGGTGAGCTGATGATGACCGACCAGCAGATGAAAGATGTGCTCAATAAATTTCAGAAAGATTTAATGGCCAGACGAAGTGCGGAATTTGCCAAAAAATCAGAAGAAAACAAAGCCAGAGGCGAGACGTTTCTTAGCCAGAATAAAACCAAGGATGGCGTGGTAACTTTGCCAAGCGGCCTGCAATATAAAGTTATTGAAAAAGGCAATGGCGCCAAGCCAAGTAAAGACGATGTCGTCACGGTTGAATACACCGGACGATTGATTGACGGACAGGTTTTTGACAGCACGGAAAAAACAGGCAAACCGGCGACATTTAAAGTGTCTCAGGTTATTCCGGGATGGACTGAAGCGTTACAATTGATGCCGGCAGGGTCTACCTGGGAAGTATATATTCCTGCTTCTCTGGCCTATGGCTCACGCAGCGTTGGCGGCCCAATCGGACCCAACGAAACACTCATTTTTAAAATCCATTTGATTTCCGTCAAAAAAACGGACGCATAA
- the ppsA gene encoding phosphoenolpyruvate synthase translates to MTDNVHTIDFKQLGMRDIELVGGKNASLGEMISHLSAADVMVPAGFATTSDSFRAFLSQNHLDTKIYELLGQLDPEDIAQLTQVGKTIRDFILKASFSPDFEEAIRTSYAQLARTIGHDDFTVAVRSSATAEDLPDASFAGQQETYLNVCDIDGVLQAIKQVFASLFNDRAITYRVHHGFAHQDVAISAGIQQMVRSDIAASGVMFTLDTESGFNEVVFITSSYGLGEMVVQGAVNPDEFYVHKPGLRSGKPAIIRRTLGSKALKMVYDDNPDSHETVRTQKVDGDDRLRFSLKSDEIELLARQALIIEDHYGRPMDIEWAKDGKNGKLYILQARPETVKSRGNSRILERYSLKDKGIVLTEGRSIGQRIGQGRARIIKDVHEMDRVEPGDVLVTDMTDPDWEPVMKRAAAIVTNRGGRTCHAAIIARELGIPAVVGCGDATKTIHDGDDVTVSCAQGDTGYIYQGLLAYDRVTLDVDTMPELPIKVMLNVGNPERAFAFQSVPNAGVGLARLEFLISNTIGIHPKALLEYDTLTDKQLKKTIDEKTMAYDSPIEFYIERLKEGIATIAAAFYPKPVIVRLSDFKSNEYANLAGGQYYEPDEENPMLGFRGASRYVSPDFAACFALECKAVRRVREDMGLTNVEVMIPFVRTVSEASQVIDVLKAQGLERGKHGLRIIMMCELPSNALLASEFLEYFDGFSIGSNDLTQLTLGLDRDSGLIASQFDERNEAVKILLHMAISTCKKAGKYIGICGQGPSDHQDFAQWLMQEGIDSVSLNPDSVLETCLFLARQNV, encoded by the coding sequence ATGACTGATAACGTCCATACGATTGATTTTAAGCAATTAGGGATGCGGGATATTGAACTTGTGGGCGGGAAAAACGCTTCGTTGGGAGAAATGATCAGTCATTTATCGGCAGCGGACGTGATGGTACCTGCCGGATTTGCAACGACGTCCGATTCCTTTCGCGCTTTTTTATCTCAAAATCATCTTGACACGAAAATATACGAGTTACTGGGTCAACTGGATCCTGAAGATATCGCGCAACTGACCCAAGTTGGCAAAACCATCCGTGATTTCATTTTAAAAGCGTCTTTCTCCCCGGACTTTGAAGAAGCCATCCGAACCTCGTACGCGCAACTGGCCAGGACTATTGGCCATGATGACTTTACGGTGGCGGTACGGTCATCGGCGACGGCTGAGGATTTGCCGGACGCGTCCTTTGCCGGCCAGCAGGAAACGTATCTGAATGTCTGTGATATTGACGGCGTATTACAGGCGATAAAACAGGTTTTTGCCTCGTTGTTTAATGATCGGGCCATTACATACCGGGTTCATCATGGTTTTGCTCATCAGGACGTCGCGATTTCGGCAGGTATCCAGCAAATGGTTCGCAGCGATATCGCCGCAAGCGGTGTGATGTTCACTCTGGATACGGAGTCGGGTTTTAACGAGGTGGTGTTTATAACTTCTTCCTATGGTTTGGGAGAGATGGTGGTGCAGGGCGCGGTAAATCCGGACGAGTTTTATGTTCATAAACCCGGCTTGCGATCCGGGAAACCGGCCATTATCCGCCGGACTCTGGGAAGCAAGGCATTGAAGATGGTTTACGATGATAATCCGGACAGTCACGAAACCGTCAGGACGCAGAAAGTTGATGGCGACGATCGGTTACGTTTCTCCCTGAAGAGCGATGAAATCGAATTATTGGCACGTCAGGCTCTCATTATAGAAGATCATTACGGACGTCCCATGGACATCGAATGGGCCAAAGACGGAAAAAATGGCAAGCTGTACATATTGCAGGCCAGGCCTGAAACGGTTAAAAGTCGCGGTAATTCCCGTATTCTTGAGCGGTACTCACTGAAAGACAAGGGTATCGTTTTAACGGAAGGTCGCAGTATCGGGCAGCGTATTGGCCAGGGACGTGCGCGGATTATCAAGGATGTCCATGAAATGGACCGCGTTGAGCCCGGTGATGTTCTTGTTACGGATATGACGGATCCTGACTGGGAACCGGTCATGAAACGGGCTGCAGCCATCGTGACCAATCGTGGCGGCAGGACATGCCATGCGGCTATTATTGCCCGGGAACTGGGTATTCCGGCTGTCGTGGGGTGCGGCGATGCCACCAAAACCATACATGATGGGGATGATGTTACCGTCAGCTGCGCGCAAGGGGATACCGGATATATCTATCAGGGGTTGTTAGCTTATGATCGAGTGACTCTTGATGTGGATACCATGCCTGAGTTGCCGATAAAGGTGATGCTGAATGTCGGCAATCCTGAAAGGGCTTTCGCCTTTCAATCCGTGCCCAATGCAGGGGTTGGCTTGGCGCGGCTTGAGTTTCTGATTTCCAATACTATCGGTATTCACCCTAAAGCACTGCTTGAATACGATACCCTGACCGATAAGCAACTTAAAAAAACCATTGATGAAAAAACGATGGCGTACGATTCTCCGATTGAATTTTATATTGAACGCCTGAAAGAGGGGATAGCGACCATTGCCGCCGCGTTTTATCCCAAACCGGTTATTGTCCGTTTGTCGGATTTTAAATCAAATGAATATGCCAATCTGGCTGGCGGCCAATACTACGAACCGGATGAAGAAAACCCCATGCTTGGTTTTCGTGGTGCGTCGCGCTATGTTTCTCCGGACTTCGCAGCGTGTTTTGCCCTGGAGTGCAAGGCGGTTCGCCGGGTGCGCGAGGATATGGGGCTGACAAACGTTGAGGTTATGATTCCGTTTGTACGAACCGTTTCTGAAGCGAGTCAGGTTATTGACGTATTAAAAGCGCAGGGGTTGGAGCGTGGCAAGCATGGTTTGCGAATCATTATGATGTGTGAGTTGCCCTCCAACGCGTTATTGGCCAGCGAATTTCTGGAGTATTTCGACGGATTTTCAATCGGATCAAACGACCTGACGCAACTGACTCTTGGCCTGGACCGTGATTCAGGATTGATTGCGTCCCAGTTTGACGAGCGAAATGAAGCGGTAAAAATTTTACTGCATATGGCCATTTCGACGTGTAAAAAAGCCGGAAAATACATTGGCATTTGTGGACAAGGTCCTTCGGATCATCAGGATTTCGCTCAGTGGTTGATGCAGGAAGGTATAGACAGTGTTTCCTTAAACCCTGACTCCGTACTTGAAACCTGTTTGTTTCTGGCCAGGCAGAATGTATGA